A genome region from Scyliorhinus torazame isolate Kashiwa2021f chromosome 13, sScyTor2.1, whole genome shotgun sequence includes the following:
- the LOC140388070 gene encoding neurotrophin-3-like: MVSSVTLLQVNKVMSVLFYGMLLTYLGGIQATTMDKRGSSEDSVNSIIIKILQADILKGRLTKQSEEVKEKYQDTKQKADTHRNTNSLGNAISDFQPIVLVDAELLRQKKRYHSPRVLLSDRLPLQPPPLYLIEDFAESLEVDNRTARRKRYADRRGHRGEYSVCDSESRWVTDKTGAIDIRGKQVTVLGEIKTGNSAIKQYFYETRCREAKPVKNGCRGIDDKHWNSQCKTSQTYVRALSTENNKYVGWRWIRIDTSCLCALSRKLGKS; the protein is encoded by the coding sequence CTTTTACAGGTGAACAAAGTAATGTCTGTCCTGTTTTACGGCATGCTTCTCACTTATCTTGGTGGCATCCAGGCTACAACTATGGACAAGAGAGGTTCTTCCGAGGACTCAGTGAACTCGATCATCATCAAAATCCTCCAGGCGGACATCTTGAAAGGCCGGCTCACCAAGCAGAGTGAAGAGGTGAAGGAGAAGTACCAGGACACCAAGCAGAAGGCTGACACCCACAGGAATACAAACTCACTGGGAAATGCAATATCTGACTTCCAGCCAATCGTCTTGGTCGATGCCGAGTTACTGAGGCAGAAGAAGCGTTACCACTCGCCCCGAGTGCTGCTGAGTGATCGGCTGCCTTTACAGCCGCCTCCTTTGTATTTAATCGAGGATTTTGCAGAGAGTTTGGAGGTGGACAATAGAACAGCCAGGCGGAAGCGGTACGCAGACCGGAGGGGCCACCGTGGTGAGTACTCCGTGTGTGACAGCGAGAGCCGCTGGGTGACGGATAAAACAGGGGCGATCGACATCCGGGGGAAGCAGGTGACCGTCCTGGGAGAGATTAAAACGGGCAACTCTGCCATCAAACAATATTTTTACGAGACGCGTTGCAGAGAGGCCAAACCAGTCAAGAACGGATGCAGGGGCATCGATGACAAACACTGGAATTCCCAATGTAAAACCAGCCAGACCTATGTCAGGGCACTGAGCACAGAGAACAATAAGTATGTCGGCTGGAGGTGGATCAGGATAGACACCTCCTGCCTCTGTGCATTATCCAGAAAACTAGGCAAATCCTGA